From Vigna unguiculata cultivar IT97K-499-35 chromosome 5, ASM411807v1, whole genome shotgun sequence, the proteins below share one genomic window:
- the LOC114183798 gene encoding sodium/calcium exchanger NCL2-like isoform X2, producing the protein MRNISKTPYSILILLLLATTIRVEGRYLTELVSDGVHKAQHNETSYLILKGIDDESCEEQCKQMYGFLPCTDNVFGHLFLILVYEYLLFHGESYLAKGGEQIFKILGPGIFGASAFHILAALPESLILLVWGSCVIVGRQEFEHHSPAANSHHKTLKAFFTGYGITTDLETSYTARIMVCSVVPFAIMQIPKLFHFSSELRNVTLLIALIITTVFLFLYFVYQIFEPWVQKRRLEYVKHDHLILRILQDVQKNTLQRIFTRNGTPNVSAIRRLYKEIDQDGSSGISASEVRDLLLKNKVTETNFDEEKEVEQVLQVFDLDGDKRISKEEFVSGFTKWLHQTQHALEKQYFSRKSMKNIYQVFGPWIENKRKEREGKKQLICEILKHVQSDVVGSLLTVDGKPDEQAIRGLFVKIDRNRDNFISQSELKELIMNIKFVKASMEVEEAVALVIEELDIDNDRIINEEEFVAGFQKWLSSTSAPAPVSHSESQEDMYQTWEEVDMVVEEKQSEAVVEKSTWAWFKAISHVVLGIAMLSILAEPLTESVHNFSNSIGLHPFFMSFILVPLATNAREATSAIKEASHKKPRTTSLAISEIYGGVFMNNILGFFAISVLICVGQVTWQYSAELLVVAIVCSIAGLTAGFRSIFPLWSSFFAILLYPLSLVLVFVLDQVLHYK; encoded by the exons atgagaaacattTCCAAAACACCATACTCTATATTAATTCTCCTTTTGTTAGCAACAACGATTAGGGTTGAAGGTCGGTATCTGACAGAACTGGTTTCAGACGGTGTTCACAAAGCTCAACACAACGAAACTTCTTACTTAATTCTGAAAGGAATTGATGATGAATCCTGTGAGGAGCAGTGTAAACAAATGTATGGGTTCTTGCCATGCACAGACAATGTTTTTGGCCATCTCTTTCTTATTTTGGTGTATGAGTATTTGCTGTTCCATGGAGAATCATATTTGGCTAAAGGAGGAGAACAAATCTTCAAGATTCTTGGCCCTGGTATCTTTGGTGCTAGTGCTTTTCACATACTTGCTGCCCTTCCAGAGTCCCTAATTCTTCTTG TTTGGGGAAGCTGTGTCATTGTTGGAAGACAAGAATTTGAACATCATTCTCCTGCTGCTAACTCTCACCACAAAACTCTTAAAGCCTTCTTCACTG GTTACGGCATTACAACGGATTTGGAAACCAGTTACACCGCAAGAATCATGGTGTGCTCAGTGGTGCCATTTGCAATCATGCAAATCCCAAAGTTATTCCATTTCTCTTCTGAGCTAAGAAACGTCACCTTACTAATTGCTCTCATTATTACCACCGTTTTTCTCTTCCTCTACTTCGTTTACCAG ATTTTTGAGCCATGGGTGCAGAAAAGAAGACTAGAATATGTGAAACACGATCATTTAATATTGAGAATATTACAAGACGTTCAGAAGAACACCCTGCAAAGGATCTTCACAAGGAACGGGACTCCAAATGTGAGTGCCATAAG GAGATTATATAAGGAAATAGATCAAGATGGGAGCAGTGGTATATCAGCTTCAGAAGTGAGAGATCTTCTGCTCAAAAACAAAGTTACTGAAACCAATTTCGATGAGGAGAAAGAAGTAGAACAGGTGTTACAAGTTTTTGACCTGGATGGTGACAAAAGAATTAGCAAAGAGGAATTTGTTAGTGGCTTCACAAAATGGCTTCATCAAACGCAGCACGCTTTAGAGAAACAGTATTTTTCAAGgaaatcaatgaaaaatatatatcag GTTTTTGGTCCATGGATTGAAAACAAAAGGAAAGAACGTGAAGGAAAGAAACAGCTTATATGTGAAATCTTGAAGCATGTTCAGAGTGATGTGGTTGGTAGCCTTCTCACAGTAGATGGAAAACCAGATGAACAAGCTATCAGAGG GTTGTTCGTGAAAATTGATCGCAATAGAGACAACTTCATTTCCCAATctgagttaaaagaactaatCATGAACATCAAGTTTGTCAAAGCATCAATGGAAGTGGAAGAAGCAGTAGCTCTTGTCATTGAAGAACTTGACATTGATAACGACCGCATAATTAATGAGGAGGAATTTGTTGCTGGGTTTCAGAAATGGCTCAGCTCAACTTCAGCTCCAGCTCCAGTGTCACATTCTGAGTCTCAAGAAGATATGTATCAG ACCTGGGAAGAGGTTGACATGGTGGTAGAAGAGAAGCAAAGTGAAGCAGTGGTTGAAAAATCAACATGGGCATGGTTTAAGGCCATTTCACATGTGGTGCTAGGAATTGCTATGCTATCAATTTTGGCAGAGCCTCTAACAGAAAGTGTGCACAACTTCTCTAACAGTATAGGACTTCATCCATTCTTCATGTCATTTATTCTAGTCCCCTTGGCCACAAATGCTAGAGAAGCAACTTCAGCAATCAAAGAAGCAAGCCATAAGAAACCAAGAACCACTTCTCTTGCCATTTCTGAG ATTTATGGAGGGGTGTTCATGAATAACATTCTTGGCTTCTTTGCAATCTCAGTTCTGATCTGTGTGGGACAAGTCACTTGGCAATATTCTGCAGAATTGCTGGTTGTTGCTATTGTTTGTTCTATAGCGGGCTTAACTGCAGGTTTTCGCAGCATTTTTCCTCTATGGTCATCATTTTTTGCAATCCTCTTGTACCCATTGTCCttggttttggtttttgtaCTTGACCAGGTTCTTCATTATAAGTAG
- the LOC114183798 gene encoding sodium/calcium exchanger NCL2-like isoform X3 translates to MRNISKTPYSILILLLLATTIRVEGRYLTELVSDGVHKAQHNETSYLILKGIDDESCEEQCKQMYGFLPCTDNVFGHLFLILVYEYLLFHGESYLAKGGEQIFKILGPGIFGASAFHILAALPESLILLGYGITTDLETSYTARIMVCSVVPFAIMQIPKLFHFSSELRNVTLLIALIITTVFLFLYFVYQIFEPWVQKRRLEYVKHDHLILRILQDVQKNTLQRIFTRNGTPNVSAIRRLYKEIDQDGSSGISASEVRDLLLKNKVTETNFDEEKEVEQVLQVFDLDGDKRISKEEFVSGFTKWLHQTQHALEKQYFSRKSMKNIYQVFGPWIENKRKEREGKKQLICEILKHVQSDVVGSLLTVDGKPDEQAIRGLFVKIDRNRDNFISQSELKELIMNIKFVKASMEVEEAVALVIEELDIDNDRIINEEEFVAGFQKWLSSTSAPAPVSHSESQEDMYQTWEEVDMVVEEKQSEAVVEKSTWAWFKAISHVVLGIAMLSILAEPLTESVHNFSNSIGLHPFFMSFILVPLATNAREATSAIKEASHKKPRTTSLAISEIYGGVFMNNILGFFAISVLICVGQVTWQYSAELLVVAIVCSIAGLTAGFRSIFPLWSSFFAILLYPLSLVLVFVLDQVLHYK, encoded by the exons atgagaaacattTCCAAAACACCATACTCTATATTAATTCTCCTTTTGTTAGCAACAACGATTAGGGTTGAAGGTCGGTATCTGACAGAACTGGTTTCAGACGGTGTTCACAAAGCTCAACACAACGAAACTTCTTACTTAATTCTGAAAGGAATTGATGATGAATCCTGTGAGGAGCAGTGTAAACAAATGTATGGGTTCTTGCCATGCACAGACAATGTTTTTGGCCATCTCTTTCTTATTTTGGTGTATGAGTATTTGCTGTTCCATGGAGAATCATATTTGGCTAAAGGAGGAGAACAAATCTTCAAGATTCTTGGCCCTGGTATCTTTGGTGCTAGTGCTTTTCACATACTTGCTGCCCTTCCAGAGTCCCTAATTCTTCTTG GTTACGGCATTACAACGGATTTGGAAACCAGTTACACCGCAAGAATCATGGTGTGCTCAGTGGTGCCATTTGCAATCATGCAAATCCCAAAGTTATTCCATTTCTCTTCTGAGCTAAGAAACGTCACCTTACTAATTGCTCTCATTATTACCACCGTTTTTCTCTTCCTCTACTTCGTTTACCAG ATTTTTGAGCCATGGGTGCAGAAAAGAAGACTAGAATATGTGAAACACGATCATTTAATATTGAGAATATTACAAGACGTTCAGAAGAACACCCTGCAAAGGATCTTCACAAGGAACGGGACTCCAAATGTGAGTGCCATAAG GAGATTATATAAGGAAATAGATCAAGATGGGAGCAGTGGTATATCAGCTTCAGAAGTGAGAGATCTTCTGCTCAAAAACAAAGTTACTGAAACCAATTTCGATGAGGAGAAAGAAGTAGAACAGGTGTTACAAGTTTTTGACCTGGATGGTGACAAAAGAATTAGCAAAGAGGAATTTGTTAGTGGCTTCACAAAATGGCTTCATCAAACGCAGCACGCTTTAGAGAAACAGTATTTTTCAAGgaaatcaatgaaaaatatatatcag GTTTTTGGTCCATGGATTGAAAACAAAAGGAAAGAACGTGAAGGAAAGAAACAGCTTATATGTGAAATCTTGAAGCATGTTCAGAGTGATGTGGTTGGTAGCCTTCTCACAGTAGATGGAAAACCAGATGAACAAGCTATCAGAGG GTTGTTCGTGAAAATTGATCGCAATAGAGACAACTTCATTTCCCAATctgagttaaaagaactaatCATGAACATCAAGTTTGTCAAAGCATCAATGGAAGTGGAAGAAGCAGTAGCTCTTGTCATTGAAGAACTTGACATTGATAACGACCGCATAATTAATGAGGAGGAATTTGTTGCTGGGTTTCAGAAATGGCTCAGCTCAACTTCAGCTCCAGCTCCAGTGTCACATTCTGAGTCTCAAGAAGATATGTATCAG ACCTGGGAAGAGGTTGACATGGTGGTAGAAGAGAAGCAAAGTGAAGCAGTGGTTGAAAAATCAACATGGGCATGGTTTAAGGCCATTTCACATGTGGTGCTAGGAATTGCTATGCTATCAATTTTGGCAGAGCCTCTAACAGAAAGTGTGCACAACTTCTCTAACAGTATAGGACTTCATCCATTCTTCATGTCATTTATTCTAGTCCCCTTGGCCACAAATGCTAGAGAAGCAACTTCAGCAATCAAAGAAGCAAGCCATAAGAAACCAAGAACCACTTCTCTTGCCATTTCTGAG ATTTATGGAGGGGTGTTCATGAATAACATTCTTGGCTTCTTTGCAATCTCAGTTCTGATCTGTGTGGGACAAGTCACTTGGCAATATTCTGCAGAATTGCTGGTTGTTGCTATTGTTTGTTCTATAGCGGGCTTAACTGCAGGTTTTCGCAGCATTTTTCCTCTATGGTCATCATTTTTTGCAATCCTCTTGTACCCATTGTCCttggttttggtttttgtaCTTGACCAGGTTCTTCATTATAAGTAG
- the LOC114183798 gene encoding sodium/calcium exchanger NCL2-like isoform X1: protein MRNISKTPYSILILLLLATTIRVEGRYLTELVSDGVHKAQHNETSYLILKGIDDESCEEQCKQMYGFLPCTDNVFGHLFLILVYEYLLFHGESYLAKGGEQIFKILGPGIFGASAFHILAALPESLILLVCGVVSNREIAEEYAMTGIGLLAGSSILLLTVVWGSCVIVGRQEFEHHSPAANSHHKTLKAFFTGYGITTDLETSYTARIMVCSVVPFAIMQIPKLFHFSSELRNVTLLIALIITTVFLFLYFVYQIFEPWVQKRRLEYVKHDHLILRILQDVQKNTLQRIFTRNGTPNVSAIRRLYKEIDQDGSSGISASEVRDLLLKNKVTETNFDEEKEVEQVLQVFDLDGDKRISKEEFVSGFTKWLHQTQHALEKQYFSRKSMKNIYQVFGPWIENKRKEREGKKQLICEILKHVQSDVVGSLLTVDGKPDEQAIRGLFVKIDRNRDNFISQSELKELIMNIKFVKASMEVEEAVALVIEELDIDNDRIINEEEFVAGFQKWLSSTSAPAPVSHSESQEDMYQTWEEVDMVVEEKQSEAVVEKSTWAWFKAISHVVLGIAMLSILAEPLTESVHNFSNSIGLHPFFMSFILVPLATNAREATSAIKEASHKKPRTTSLAISEIYGGVFMNNILGFFAISVLICVGQVTWQYSAELLVVAIVCSIAGLTAGFRSIFPLWSSFFAILLYPLSLVLVFVLDQVLHYK from the exons atgagaaacattTCCAAAACACCATACTCTATATTAATTCTCCTTTTGTTAGCAACAACGATTAGGGTTGAAGGTCGGTATCTGACAGAACTGGTTTCAGACGGTGTTCACAAAGCTCAACACAACGAAACTTCTTACTTAATTCTGAAAGGAATTGATGATGAATCCTGTGAGGAGCAGTGTAAACAAATGTATGGGTTCTTGCCATGCACAGACAATGTTTTTGGCCATCTCTTTCTTATTTTGGTGTATGAGTATTTGCTGTTCCATGGAGAATCATATTTGGCTAAAGGAGGAGAACAAATCTTCAAGATTCTTGGCCCTGGTATCTTTGGTGCTAGTGCTTTTCACATACTTGCTGCCCTTCCAGAGTCCCTAATTCTTCTTG TTTGTGGAGTTGTGAGCAATAGGGAGATAGCAGAAGAATATGCCATGACAGGGATTGGGTTATTGGCTGGATCATCTATTTTGCTTCTAACTGTAGTTTGGGGAAGCTGTGTCATTGTTGGAAGACAAGAATTTGAACATCATTCTCCTGCTGCTAACTCTCACCACAAAACTCTTAAAGCCTTCTTCACTG GTTACGGCATTACAACGGATTTGGAAACCAGTTACACCGCAAGAATCATGGTGTGCTCAGTGGTGCCATTTGCAATCATGCAAATCCCAAAGTTATTCCATTTCTCTTCTGAGCTAAGAAACGTCACCTTACTAATTGCTCTCATTATTACCACCGTTTTTCTCTTCCTCTACTTCGTTTACCAG ATTTTTGAGCCATGGGTGCAGAAAAGAAGACTAGAATATGTGAAACACGATCATTTAATATTGAGAATATTACAAGACGTTCAGAAGAACACCCTGCAAAGGATCTTCACAAGGAACGGGACTCCAAATGTGAGTGCCATAAG GAGATTATATAAGGAAATAGATCAAGATGGGAGCAGTGGTATATCAGCTTCAGAAGTGAGAGATCTTCTGCTCAAAAACAAAGTTACTGAAACCAATTTCGATGAGGAGAAAGAAGTAGAACAGGTGTTACAAGTTTTTGACCTGGATGGTGACAAAAGAATTAGCAAAGAGGAATTTGTTAGTGGCTTCACAAAATGGCTTCATCAAACGCAGCACGCTTTAGAGAAACAGTATTTTTCAAGgaaatcaatgaaaaatatatatcag GTTTTTGGTCCATGGATTGAAAACAAAAGGAAAGAACGTGAAGGAAAGAAACAGCTTATATGTGAAATCTTGAAGCATGTTCAGAGTGATGTGGTTGGTAGCCTTCTCACAGTAGATGGAAAACCAGATGAACAAGCTATCAGAGG GTTGTTCGTGAAAATTGATCGCAATAGAGACAACTTCATTTCCCAATctgagttaaaagaactaatCATGAACATCAAGTTTGTCAAAGCATCAATGGAAGTGGAAGAAGCAGTAGCTCTTGTCATTGAAGAACTTGACATTGATAACGACCGCATAATTAATGAGGAGGAATTTGTTGCTGGGTTTCAGAAATGGCTCAGCTCAACTTCAGCTCCAGCTCCAGTGTCACATTCTGAGTCTCAAGAAGATATGTATCAG ACCTGGGAAGAGGTTGACATGGTGGTAGAAGAGAAGCAAAGTGAAGCAGTGGTTGAAAAATCAACATGGGCATGGTTTAAGGCCATTTCACATGTGGTGCTAGGAATTGCTATGCTATCAATTTTGGCAGAGCCTCTAACAGAAAGTGTGCACAACTTCTCTAACAGTATAGGACTTCATCCATTCTTCATGTCATTTATTCTAGTCCCCTTGGCCACAAATGCTAGAGAAGCAACTTCAGCAATCAAAGAAGCAAGCCATAAGAAACCAAGAACCACTTCTCTTGCCATTTCTGAG ATTTATGGAGGGGTGTTCATGAATAACATTCTTGGCTTCTTTGCAATCTCAGTTCTGATCTGTGTGGGACAAGTCACTTGGCAATATTCTGCAGAATTGCTGGTTGTTGCTATTGTTTGTTCTATAGCGGGCTTAACTGCAGGTTTTCGCAGCATTTTTCCTCTATGGTCATCATTTTTTGCAATCCTCTTGTACCCATTGTCCttggttttggtttttgtaCTTGACCAGGTTCTTCATTATAAGTAG